Proteins from a single region of Canis aureus isolate CA01 chromosome 26, VMU_Caureus_v.1.0, whole genome shotgun sequence:
- the LOC144298332 gene encoding uncharacterized protein LOC144298332 gives MLAVRAARFAPPMHEGARTARARVQLRRRGSRPQPALQVPFGRRWVGGGCPCGCGGPSRWSRADSSRAAASPPVPAATVPVPREGCLGSGDCWRNSEGMEALVLSD, from the exons ATGCTTGCGGTCCGGGCCGCTCGATTTGCACCTCCTATGCACGAGGGGGCGCGAACAGCCCGCGCGCGGGTGCAGCTCCGCAGACGCGGCTCTCGGCCGCAGCCCGCGCTGCAGGTGCCTTTCGGCCGGCgctgggtgggtggagggtgtCCCTGCGGCTGCGGCGGCCCTTCGCGTTGGTCCCGAGCCGACTCGAGCCGGGCCGCAGCGTCTCCTCCTGTCCCCGCCGCGACGGTCCCGGTGCCCCGG GAGGGCTGCCTTGGATCTGGAGATTGTTGGAGGAATTCTGAGGGGATGGAGGCACTGGTGCTCTCGGATTGA